A window from Vidua macroura isolate BioBank_ID:100142 chromosome 20, ASM2450914v1, whole genome shotgun sequence encodes these proteins:
- the GEMIN4 gene encoding gem-associated protein 4 has protein sequence MNELINPARLRAARGRCGGGGAAGGVTSARRRCDVSGGAGMEPAERGAAMAPGCPGGPWAVGEETAILHGGFLLAARLLQPRPLRELRKADWPRAGVPITDALREIGERCPSPMGLWKKEAVAIVWAKILLPAPPAAAALEWGWKDDGFFSVGAMIPDVNHTALFELVKALGEPRLFVRLLLALPPAACRGQLQSLVEYISSETSPSDISFFLDVWWEVLKHGEGQEDATVSAFSALIHQHGGESSLEDGLQPPKRFKGDPGSAPAAPGLPAVLLEGLKQIRGGIAQPRLRCYALANLAELCLSSGLGPGDSPLPIAEHLAKVGAVVSLWSSDTESPYHPCGLGEKVREAERSVSRLCPARPSREELFGGLDLLCSLLQAWGEELQDALRGCEELCFESYRLLDALSSLGKNLDFLSETRDLGEGETRVVSELTQLTQDFLRDTSAVLKDLDTSLVSSVAMAIIAQRLDRHVDTCSVFASEKTWAFSKAWVECLVTNKALFQTPELVLKLLETLVNFATSHHDQEAQELQMQVAKAIVECYTELSLSDKNKVISGVLASWGGPGLSQNVQVVREGFQEDLNVTLNQITESVSDEGLARAVASVARLTLLSPEATVKQVCHLAVVNLGAHQFLAQILCSFPALSFLESHEDAGRPRSLVVRCLEEAVWGKLSTAREEEQFLQFLAFLMQPGSATPLVSPAEVTKAFVLPCLKSDSAQIELSLQILSKVLGIPSCSGEHWIKSCHPFPLLLSLCKLLDGYTKYWHQPREQLFPSLETKDLILNILCQLCELVAPETVPSSELWVQSLAWLHRKVASLDWTVGLRLKKLYGDHFKNEVPATLFEICRLPEDEWTSQSWPAYGPGSGLLAWMECCCVSPALRDTMLALLSVNVDNPKEVNLFSKGFLVALIQVLPWCSPGEWRRLVPVVEQLLQRQVLHVPYTLEYVQHMPLLNLRPFACHLQLSVLFLRGFQLLCSSSCSTWLPPEAWLHVVQLYCASLTDLLASLKAAAGAAAQPCAQEVSFTCIQLFCHLLHVAAMLPAGGCEEPLLVVALEVLSQYEASSKADGSPCAALRRANEGHFLQSVTDSLRHEELRSTLLQKLSKLGARSEH, from the coding sequence atgaatgaattaattaatcCAGCCCGCCTCCgcgccgccagggggcgctgcGGCGGGGGGGGAGCGGCTGGCGGCGTGACGTCAGCGCGCCGCCGGTGTGACGTCAGCGGCGGCGCCGGCATGGAGCCGGCGGAGCGCGGGGCCGCGATGGCGCCGGGCTGTCCCGGCGGGCCCTGGGCCGTGGGCGAGGAGACGGCGATCCTGCACGGCGGCTTCCTGCTGGCCGCCCGCCTGCTGCAGCCGCGGCCGCTGCGGGAGCTGCGCAAAGCCGACTGGCCCCGCGCGGGCGTGCCCATCACCGACGCGCTGCGCGAGATCGGCGAGCGCTGCCCCTCGCCCATGGGCCTGTGGAAGAAGGAGGCCGTGGCCATCGTCTGGGCCAAAATCCTGCTGCCggccccccccgccgccgcggcgCTGGAGTGGGGCTGGAAGGACGACGGGTTCTTCTCGGTGGGCGCGATGATCCCCGATGTCAACCACACCGCCCTCTTCGAGCTGGTCAAGGCGCTGGGCGAGCCCCGGCTCTTCGTGCGGCTGCTGCTGGCGCTGCCCCCGGCTGCGTGCCGGGGACAGCTGCAGAGCTTGGTGGAGTACATCTCCAGCGAGACGTCCCCGTCGGACATCAGCTTCTTCTTGGACGTGTGGTGGGAGGTGCTGAAGCACggggagggacaggaggacGCCACGGTGTCGGCGTTCAGCGCTCTCATCCATCAGCACGGCGGGGAGTCCTCCCTGGAGGATGGTCTGCAGCCCCCAAAGAGGTTCAAGGGTGACCCTGGGAGCGCCCCAGCTGCCCCCGGGCTGCCCGCGGTGCTGCTGGAGGGGTTGAAGCAGATCCGAGGCGGCATCGCCCAGCCCCGCCTGAGGTGCTACGCCCTGGCCAACCTGGCCGAGCTGTGCCTGTCCTCGGGGCTGGGCCCAGGGGACAGCCCCCTGCCCATCGCAGAGCACCTGGCCAAGGTCGGTGCCGTGGTCAGCCTCTGGAGCAGCGACACGGAGAGCCCGTACCACCCCTGCGGGCTGGGAGAGAAGGTGAGGGAGGCAGAGAGGAGCGTGAGCCGCCTGTGCCCGGCCAGACCCTCTCGTGAGGAGCTCTTTGGCGGCTTGGACTTGCTCTGCAGCTTGTTGCAGGcctggggagaggagctgcaggacgctCTGAGGGGATGTGAGGAGCTTTGCTTCGAGAGCTACCGGCTCCTGGACGCTCTGAGCAGCCTTGGGAAGAACCTGGATTTCCTCTCGGAGACCAGAGACCTGGGGGAGGGCGAGACACGGGTGGTGTCAGAGCTGACACAGCTCACCCAGGACTTCCTCAGGGACACCAGTGCTGTCCTGAAGGATTTGGACACCAGCCTCGTGTCTTCAGTTGCCATGGCAATCATCGCACAAAGGCTGGACCGCCATGTGGACACCTGCTCTGTTTTTGCATCTGAAAAGACCTGGGCTTTTTCAAAGGCCTGGGTTGAGTGCCTGGTGACAAACAAAGCTCTGTTCCAGACCCCTGAGCTAGTCTTGAAACTGCTGGAGACGCTGGTGAACTTTGCCACGTCCCACCATGACCAGGAGGCCCAAGAGCTGCAGATGCAAGTGGCCAAAGCCATCGTGGAGTGTTACACTGAGCTTTCGTTGAGTGACAAAAACAAAGTGATCTCGGGTGTCCTGGCGTCCTGGGGTGGCCCAGGTCTGTCCCAGAACGTGCAGGTTGTCAGGGAGGGGTTCCAGGAGGACCTGAATGTGACTTTGAACCAGATCACAGAGAGTGTGTCTGATGAAggcctggccagggctgtggCTTCTGTGGCCAGGCTGACGCTGCTGTCCCCCGAGGCCACAGTGAAGCAGGTTTGTCATCTCGCTGTGGTCAACCTCGGAGCACACCAGTTCCTCGCCCaaatcctctgctccttcccagcactgAGCTTCCTGGAGAGCCACGAGGATGCAGGCAGGCCACGCAGCCTGGTGGTGAGGTGCCTGGAGGAGGCAGTGTGGGGGAAGCTTTCCACGGCGAGGGAGGAGGAGCAATTCCTTCAGTTCCTGGCCTTTCTcatgcagccaggctcagccaCCCCACTTGTGTCACCTGCAGAAGTGACCAAAGCCTTTGTCCTTCCCTGTTTAAAGTCAGACTCTGCTCAGATTGAGCTGAGCCTGCAGATCCTCAGTAAGGTTTTGGGAATACCGTCCTGCTCAGGAGAGCACTGGATTAAATCCTGCCACCCATTCCCACTTCTCCTCAGCCTCTGCAAACTCCTGGATGGTTACACCAAGTACTGGCATCAGCCTAGGGAGcagctcttcccttccctggagaCCAAAGACCTGATTCTGAACATCCTCTGCCAGCTGTGCGAGCTGGTGGCACCAGAGACCGTGCCCTCCTCGGAGCTGTGGGTGCAGTCGCTGGCCTGGCTCCACAGGAAGGTGGCATCACTGGACTGGACCGTGGGGCTCCGTCTGAAGAAGCTTTATGGGGACCACTTCAAGAACGAGGTCCCAGCGACGCTGTTCGAGATCTGCAGGCTCCCTGAGGACGAGTGGACATCGCAGTCCTGGCCAGCCTACGGGCCGGGCAGCGGGCTGCTGGCCTGGATGGAGTGCTGCTGCGTGTCCCCAGCGCTCAGGGACACCATGCTGGCGCTGCTCTCCGTCAACGTGGACAACCCCAAAGAGGTGAATCTCTTCAGCAAAGGCTTCCTGGTGGCCCTCATCCAGGTGCTGCCCTGGTGCAGCCCCGGCGAGTGGAGGAGGCTGGTGCCCGtggtggagcagctgctgcagaggcaggtGCTGCACGTGCCCTACACGCTGGAGTACGTGCAGCACATGCCCCTGCTCAACCTGCGCCCCTTCGCCTGCCACCTGCAGCTCTCCGTGCTCTTCCTGCGgggcttccagctcctctgcagctccagctgctccacctGGCTGCCACCAGAGGCCTGGCTGCACGTGGTGCAGCTGTACTGCGCCAGCCTGACTGACCTGCTGGCCTCCCTCAAGGCCGCGGCGGGGGCCGCGGCTCAGCCCTGCGCGCAGGAGGTGTCCTTCACCTGCATCCAGCTCTTCTGCCACCTGCTGCACGTGGCTGCCATGCTGCCCGCCGGGGGCTGTGAGGAGCCGCTGCTGGTGGTGGCCCTGGAGGTGCTGTCGCAGTACGAGGCGTCCAGCAAGGCCGACGGGTCGCCCTGCGCCGCGCTGCGCAGAGCCAACGAGGGGCACTTCCTGCAGTCCGTCACGGACAGCCTGCGGCACGAGGAGCTGCGCAGCACCCTCCTGCAGAAGCTCAGCAAGCTGGGAGCACGCTCAGAGCACTGA
- the TLCD3A gene encoding TLC domain-containing protein 3A, with the protein MWLTLALASAFFPGLFILCIRLLRWAAPGWSLKDRILLSGRLVSTVQATMATVSGITVVLSCKNVVHDRHWLAVEYIWVLVPYMTYDIYVMYLCHWHKSQEKGILEKKHSLASVWSFLLQERLMVTHHLFILIVLTPITQHFRGELGDFFVGCIFTAELSTPFVSLGKILMQLKMQDTLLHKVNGIIILVTFFLCRILLFPFMYAAYARQVGIPVYLVPFRIPLHCNIANASLIAPQLYWFRLICRKAARLYGGSPAHRSR; encoded by the exons ATGTGGCTGACGCTGGCCCTCGCCTCCGCCTTCTTCCCGGGGCTCTTCATCCTCTGCATCCGGTTGCTGCGCTGGGCCGCCCCGGGATGGAGCCTCAAGGACCGCATCCTCCTCAGCGGCAG GCTGGTGTCAACGGTCCAAGCCACGATGGCAACGGTGTCGGGGATCACGGTTGTGCTCAGCTGCAAGAACGTGGTGCACGACAG gcaCTGGCTGGCTGTGGAGTACATCTGGGTCCTGGTTCCCTACATGACCTATGACATCTATGTCATGTACCTCTGCCACTGGCACAAGAGCCAGGAGAAGGggatcctggagaagaagcaCTCGCTGGCCAGCGTGTGGAGCTTCCTCCTGCAGGAGCGGCTGATGGTGACCCACCACCTCTTCATCCTCATCGTGCTCACCCCCATCACCCAG CACTtcaggggagagctgggggaCTTCTTTGTGGGCTGCAtcttcacagcagagctgagcacgCCTTTTGTTTCACTGGGCAAAATCCTCATGCAG CTCAAAATGCAGGACACGCTCCTGCACAAGGTGAACGGGATCATCATCCTGGTGACCTTCTTCCTGTGCCGCATCCTGCTCTTCCCCTTCATGTACGCGGCCTACGCCCGCCAGGTGGGGATCCCGGTTTACCTGGTGCCGTTCCGCATCCCCCTGCACTGCAACATCGCCAACGCCTCCCTCATCGCCCCCCAGCTCTACTGGTTCCGGCTCATCTGCCGCAAGGCCGCCCGGCTCTACGGCGGCTCTCCCGCCCACCGGAGCAGATAA
- the MRM3 gene encoding rRNA methyltransferase 3, mitochondrial, whose amino-acid sequence MSYPAAQLANSLPLLLICDNIRDPGNLGTILRSAAGVGCEKVLLTKGCVDPWEPKVLRAGMGAHFRVPIIASLDWESVPANLPAGIQVCVADNNDPDAPAGSTPVPRGAGRAASAPASPKAPVKSSAKAAPEHGDEEGAAIPGLAAQHYYEDWARAPVAVVIGGETHGLSPAALGLAASTGGKRLLIPVVPGVDSLNSAVAAGILLFEGKRQLLWRHKQEDGRQKLPVPG is encoded by the exons ATGTCCTACCCTGCAGCTCAGCTCGCCAACTCCCTGCCACTGCTCCTCATCTGCGACAACATCCGAGATCCAGGAAACCTGGGGACTATTCTGAGATCTGCAGCAGGAGTAGGCTGTGAGAAAGTGCTGCTCACCAAAG GCTGTGTGGATCCGTGGGAGCCAAAGGTGCTCCGTGCGGGCATGGGGGCTCATTTCCGTGTGCCCATCATCGCCAGCCTGGACTGGGAATCTGTTCCTGCCAACCTCCCTGCTGGCATCCAGGTCTGCGTGGCCGACAACAACGACCCCGACGCTCCGGCCGGGAGCACACCCGTGCccagaggggctggcagggctgcctctgctcctgccagcccaaAAGCTCCCGTGAAATCCAGCGCCAAGGCTGCTCCCGAGCACGGGGatgaggagggagcagcaatcccagggctggctgcacaGCATTACTACGAGGACTGGGCACGGGCTCCGGTGGCCGTGGTGATCGGAGGGGAGACCCACGGCCTGAGCCCGGCCGcgctggggctggcagccagcacGGGGGGGAAGAGACTGCTCATTCCCGTGGTGCCAGGCGTGGACAGCCTGAactctgctgttgctgctggcaTCCTGCTGTTCGAGGGcaagaggcagctgctgtggcGGCACAAGCAGGAGGATGGCAGGCAGAAGTTGCCTGTGCCAGGCTGA
- the GLOD4 gene encoding glyoxalase domain-containing protein 4 has protein sequence MAARRALHFVFKVGNRARTARFYRELLGMRVLRHEEFEEGCKATCNGPYDGKWSKTMVGYGPEDNHFVAELTYNYGIGEYHLGNDFLGITLVSSQAVSNARKMGWPLKEVTSGVFEAEAPGGYKFYLEDKEQPKQDPVWKVTLGVSNLQKSVSYWSGLLGMKIYEKDEEKQRALLGYADNQCKLELKAVGGAVDHGTAFGRIAFSCAKEELPSIEALMKKEDQKILTPLVSLDTPGKATVQVVILADPDGHEICFVGDEAFRELSRVDPDGDKLLDDAMAADSSDKWFAEHNMKKVSA, from the exons ATGGCCGCCCGCAGGGCGCTGCACTTCGTCTTCAAAGTGGGAAACCGGGCCCGCACGGCGCGGTTCTACCGGGAGCTGCTGGGCATGAGG GTGCTGCGGCACGAGGAGTTCGAGGAGGGCTGCAAGGCCACCTGCAACGG CCCTTATGATGGAAAATGGAGCAAGACCATGGTGGGCTATGGACCAGAGGACAATCACTTTGTGGCAGAGCTGACTTACAATTATGGCATTGGAGAATATCACCTGGGCAACGACTTCCTG GGCATCACTCTGGTGTCCAGCCAGGCTGTGAGCAATGCCAGGAAGATGGGGTGGCCCCTCAAAGAAGTCACCTCTGGTGTCTTTGAAGCTGAAGCCCCAGGAGGATACAAATTCTACCTGGAAGACAAGGAACAGCCCAAGCAAG ATCCCGTGTGGAAGGTAACCCTGGGCGTCTCAAACCTGCAGAAGTCTGTGAGCTACTGGTCTGGTTTGCTTGGGATGAAAATCtatgagaaggatgaggagaaaCAAAGGGCTTTGCTGGGCTACGCTGATAACCAG TGCAAGCTGGAGCTGAAGGCTGTTGGAGGGGCGGTGGATCACGGGACGGCGTTCGGCCGCATCGCCTTCTCCTGTGCCAAGGAAGAG ctgcCAAGCATTGAAGCCCTGATGAAAAAGGAGGATCAGAAGATTTTGACCCCCCTGGTCAGCTTGGACACGCCTGGCAAAGCCACGGTGCAAGTGGTAATTCTGGCTGATCCT GATGGCCATGAAATCTGTTTTGTGGGGGATGAGGCGTTCAGAGAGCTCTCCCGGGTGGACCCTGATGGTGACAAGCTGTTGGATGAT GCCATGGCTGCAGACAGCAGTGACAAGTGGTTTGCTGAGCACAACATGAAGAAGGTTTCAGCTTAG